The Chordicoccus furentiruminis DNA window AGATGAACAGCATCACCCGCGAGAACGCGGCGAAGACGGCAGCCGCCTACTTCGGAACCGGAAGGTACGAGTACACAGCCCGCCGCAACGGCTACGAAACCTGGAGCGCATGGGACGAGGCCGGAAGGGAATGGAAATTCCAGAAGGACGTCAGCATCGCGGGGTCGGACAGCGAAAAGTGCGAACTGGTAACGCCGGTCCTCCGGTACGCCGACATGGAATTCCTGCAGGGCCTCATCCGGGAACTGCGCCACGCGGGCGCGAAAAGCAGCCCGAGCAGAGGATGCGGGGTGCACATCCACATCGGAAGCGACGGCCACACGCCGCAGACCATCCGCAACCTGGTCAACCTGATGGCAAGCCATGAAGACCAGCTGACCAAGGCCATCGAGATCGGGGCTTACCGCCAGAGCCGGTACTGCCAGACGGTCGACCCGGATTTCCTGAAAAGGATCAACAGCCGGAAGCCGAAGACAAACGAAGCCCTCGCAAGGTGCTGGTACAACGGCCCCA harbors:
- a CDS encoding amidoligase family protein — encoded protein: MTNATAKQIENMKTQTYGVEVEMNSITRENAAKTAAAYFGTGRYEYTARRNGYETWSAWDEAGREWKFQKDVSIAGSDSEKCELVTPVLRYADMEFLQGLIRELRHAGAKSSPSRGCGVHIHIGSDGHTPQTIRNLVNLMASHEDQLTKAIEIGAYRQSRYCQTVDPDFLKRINSRKPKTNEALARCWYNGPTETAHYSHTRYRMLNLHSYFNRYHTIEFRCFNFDEKTEERQGGLHAGQLKAMIQLCMAMSQMAKQLRTASPRKQQTENEAYAFRCWMLRLGFIGDEFKTARDYFMRNFEGNSAWRHAA